In Edaphobacter aggregans, the sequence GGCGAATTGATCACCCGATTCAGCGCAATCGAGTCATGCACATTCTGCACCAGCTTTAAATAACTCAGAATGTCCTTCACCTCAGCGCGGTCATAAAAGCTGAAGCCTCCCACCATGTGGTACTGAATCTGATACCGCCGCAGCGCCTCTTCCACCAGCCGCGACTGCGAGTTCGTCCTATACAGCACCGCACACCGAGGCTGCTCCTCCTGCTGCCCCGCCTCCCGCAGATACCGCTGCACCCGATCCGCAATAAACAGCGCCTCATTCTCGCCATCGGGAGCCTCATAGTACCCAATCAAGCTCCCGCCTTCGCGCGCAGTCCAAAGATTCTTCCCCTTGCGCTGCGTATTCTGTGCAACCACCGCGCCCGCACCCTCAAGAATCATCTGCGTCGACCGGTAGTTCTGCTCCAGCCGAATCGTCTTCACATCCGGAAAGTCCTTCTCAAAATCCAGAATGTTCTTGATATCTGCGCCGCGCCAGCTATAAATCGACTGGTCCTCATCGCCCACCACGCAGATATTTCCATGCGACCCTGCCAGCAGTTTCATCAACTCATACTGCGGCCGGTTCGTATCCTGATACTCATCGATCATCACGTAGCGATAGCGCCTGTTATATCGCTCCCGCACCTCAGCCGAAGACTTCAGTAGCCGCACCGTCTCCAGCAACAGATCGTCAAAGTCCAGAGCATTCGCCTTGAACAGCTCCTTCTTATAGATCTCGAAGATGTGCGCAATCTTCTCCTCCATCGGATTCGTCGAAGCAAGAAAATACTCCTGCGGATCGATCATGTGGTTCTTCGCCCACGAGATCCTCCCCAGCGCCACCCTCGGCTTCAGACTCTTGTCATCAATCGCCAGCCGCTTCAGTGCAGACTTCACCACCGCCTGCTGATCCGTCTCGTCATAGATCGCAAATGTCTTCGTCAACCCCACGCCATTCACGCGCAGAGCCTCAATATCCCGCCGCAATACCCGCACGCAGAAGCTGTGAAACGTAGCCAGCATCGGCTTCGCAAGCGACGTATGCCCCAGAATCTTATTGACCCTCTCCTCCATTTCCTTCGCGGCCTTATTCGTAAACGTCACCGCCAGAATCGAATCCGCCGGCACACCGCGTTCCTGTATCAAATAAGCGATGCGATGCGTAATCACCCGCGTCTTTCCGCTACCCGCCCCTGCCAGCAAAAGCACCGGCCCATCCACCGACTTGATCCCCTCCTGTTGCTGAGGGTTCATATTCATCAAAAGTTCACTCAACGCGCTACACACTCCACTCCTTCAATCTTATCGCCCGTGAACCATTCGTATCTTTCCACCATTCGTCACCACTAATCCACCACTCGTCACATCGTCGAATCGAACGGAACTTTTGCAAGTCCAATCGCGTAAGTCTTCACCAATCGAGCCTTCCGAACCATGGCGGCAGGCTCCCTTGAATCTTCGAAGTTACCTGGAGCCACTATGAAACGTCGCAACTTTCTCGCTACTGTCGTCATCTCATCTTCTCTGCTCGTTTCACAGGCTGTCTTCGCTGCGCCGGCAAGCATTCATTCGCCCGTCAACGCGATGTTCGGAAAACCGAAGACCGTCAAACTCACTCTCGTCAACGACTCTGGCGCACCCATGGAAGTCAAATGCGGCGATGATGTCGTCAAGCTGGACGCGGGCAAACCCGTCACCCTCAAGCTGACTACCGGAACTCGCGTAGTCGCAAACAGCACCAGCCCTATGCATCAGCCGGGCTCGCTCATCGCAGAGGTCTCCGACTCTCTCAGCGGCGCGACCCTCCATATCAAATAGATGTTGTAACTGCACTCCCAGCCGGTCGCCCTGCTTTTCTTAAGCGGGGAAGACCGGCTTTTTTTCGCAGTCAACAAAGTAGTAACCCATAATGAACAATTGTTCCGAATCTCTTCGCTGTCGTCACCTCTGCCCATATCGCACATCGTTCACGCTGCATCAACTCGCAACGAGCCTTCCCCTGCAAAAGCAACCTGCATCTTGATATCCTCTTGTTAATGATCCACAACCTGGCCGTCTTCTGCGCCTCCGCCAACGGAGCCAACCCCATCTACTCCGAAGCCGCCGAGCACCTCGGCCGCACTCTCGCCCAACGCAACATTGGCCTCATCTACGGCGGAGCCACCGTCGGCCTCATGAGCGCTGTCGCCGAATCCTGCCTCGCCCACGGAGGCCGCGTCGTAGGCGTCATCCCCGAGGTCCTCGTCGATCTCGAAGTCGCCCACCAAGGCATCACCGAGCTCCACATCACCGACACTATGCACACCCGCAAGGCCCTCATGGGACAGAAGGCCGACGCCTTCCTCATCCTCCCCGGCGGCTTCGGCACTTTCGAAGAGATGTTTGAAGTCCTCGCATGGCAGACTCTCAAGCTCCATCAAAAGCCCGTCGTCCTGCTCAACATCAACGGCTTCTACGACAAGCTCCTCACCTTCCTCGACCACTGCGTCGACGAAGGCATGCTCAAGCCGAAGAACCGCAAGATCCTCCTCGTAGCCAACACCGTCGAAGACGCCCTCGCCCAGCTCTCTGCCAACATAACCGCATAGGCGAAGCAGCCTTACTTCGCCGCCGGATCAGCCTGCATCGCACCGAAGATGTGGCCTTCTGTGTCTTTGAAGTATGCCAGCCATCCAATACCAGGAATCGGCATCTTCGGCACCACACACTGCCCGCCCGCACCTTCAACGATCCCCACCGTTGCATCCAGATCTGCAACGTCCATCGTATTCACGCAAGGCTGTGCAGGATCACGCCGTGTCATCAAACCACCATTGATCCCTGGCTCGCTCGTACCTGTATTGATGGTCCAGTACTCCATAGGCCCGCCCCACCGCTCAAACTTCCACCCGAATACCTTCTCGTAGAACCGCATCGCGCGTTCCGGTTTCTCAGCAGGAATCTCAAAATGAATAGGCCTGTTCATCGATGTCCACCTCCGATGCCGACCATCCTACATCCCATCGACCATCTAAGATGAAGCCGAATCGCCTCGAGGTTTCACGCACATCTCACACTGGCAAACCCGCCGCAGATACTCCCACGAATAAATTCCGCTCTCATGCCCATCCGTCCATTTGAACTTCAGCGCATACTTGCCCACCGGCGTCACCTCAACCGGCCGCACTGGAGCCTCATACATCACCAGCAGAGTCTGCGCCTTGGGCTTGGCCACACCCACCGGTCGCCCACTCTTATCGCGCTCCTCATGACACGTCGCACACGGACACGCATTCCGCAGCCATGCAAAGCTCCACGCGCTGTGGTGCCCATCCTTCCAATTAATCTCGACCCCAGTGCCCTCCGTCTTCATCACGCGAACCTTCTTCGGAGTCACCGCATCCTCATGCAACCGTTCTTCCTCCGCGGACTCCCGCTGCGCCTGTTCCGCGCTCACAATTCGAATCCCTTCGTGGCTCATACCCCTGTAATCTCCTTCACTGCATGGCGGTCAAAGTGCAGCTTCAGCACAAGAATGCTGATCGACAGCACAAACGTCACCGCGTTCGCCGCCGCAACCGGTGCCGAGCGCACCAGCACTCCATAGGTCAGCCACAGAGCCGTTCCTATCGAGAAGATGGAAAACATCCCCAGCGAAATATCTCTCGCCGTCCGCAGCTTGACCACGCGAATCAATTGCGGCAGAAAAGATATCGTCGTGCATGTAGCCGCGACATAGCCGATAAAGTCGATCGTCTCCTGCCGTATCATCCATTCCTCCAGAAAAAATACGTTGCCGTAACGCAGCCCGTGATCACCACAATCCTGCGCAGCACATCAGCATTCATTCGCCGCGCATACTGCGCCCCCACATAACCACCCAGCCCCGCAAACACCATCGAAATCAGGCAGTACCGCCAGATCACCGCGCCGCTAAAAATAAATATCACCACAGCACACAGATTCGCGAGGCAGGCCGCCAGCACTTTCAGCGAGTTCAGCGCATGCATCTCTTCCACGCCAAACAGCGCCAGCGCGGTCATGATCAAAAAACCCGATCCCGCCCCAAAGTACCCAATGTAGAAACTCACCGGCAGCAACACAAAGAACAGCGGCACCAAAGCCGGAGTTCTCGGCAAATGCGGCTCAGCCGACCTCCTCCGCAGCCACTGCGACACCGGCCCGCTAACCCAGAACAGCAGCGAAGCTATCAGCAGCAGCCAGGGCACAAGATGCAGAAACGTCATCTGCCCGGTCTTCAGCAGCACCACCGCTCCGCTTACCCCACCCAGAATCGCAGCCCCGCACACCACCGGCAGCAGGTCCCGACGCAAATCCCCACGCAACGCAGCCACCGAGGTCAACTGTCCCGGCCACAGCGCCACCGTGTTGGTCGCATTCGCCTGAATCGGCAGCACGCCCATAGCCAGCATCGCCGGAAATGAAAGGAACGATCCCCCTCCCGCCATAGCGTTCATCACCCCCGCAACCAACGAGGCGGTCACTAGCCACACGTAATGCCAATGCAAGTTGAATCCCGCTATCATCCATCTTCCATTGTATCGGCTTCACGACCGACCGCGGATCACACGGATCAGCGCGGATCAAAAGACAGACAGAAGCTCTTGTTCTTCACCTCTTTGCCTGTTTTGGATCGGTGTCATCGGTGTAAATCGGTGTTAAGTATTTACTCGGCGGCGGCGCTCCAGCTAACGGCTCGAAGATGCATTTAATCCGTTTTATCCGTGCAATCCGCGGTCGCCCGGCATCTCCGGAGTAGCCGCAATCAATCGCCGCGTGTACTCATGCGCCGGCTTCTCACAAACCTGCGCACACTCCCCCAGTTCCACCAGTCGCCCACGCTGCATCACCGCCACCCGATCACACAAATACCGTACCAGCGGCATCGAATGCGAAATAAACAAATAAGTCAG encodes:
- a CDS encoding TIGR00730 family Rossman fold protein; translated protein: MIHNLAVFCASANGANPIYSEAAEHLGRTLAQRNIGLIYGGATVGLMSAVAESCLAHGGRVVGVIPEVLVDLEVAHQGITELHITDTMHTRKALMGQKADAFLILPGGFGTFEEMFEVLAWQTLKLHQKPVVLLNINGFYDKLLTFLDHCVDEGMLKPKNRKILLVANTVEDALAQLSANITA
- a CDS encoding VOC family protein, with the protein product MNRPIHFEIPAEKPERAMRFYEKVFGWKFERWGGPMEYWTINTGTSEPGINGGLMTRRDPAQPCVNTMDVADLDATVGIVEGAGGQCVVPKMPIPGIGWLAYFKDTEGHIFGAMQADPAAK
- a CDS encoding DUF971 domain-containing protein — translated: MSHEGIRIVSAEQAQRESAEEERLHEDAVTPKKVRVMKTEGTGVEINWKDGHHSAWSFAWLRNACPCATCHEERDKSGRPVGVAKPKAQTLLVMYEAPVRPVEVTPVGKYALKFKWTDGHESGIYSWEYLRRVCQCEMCVKPRGDSASS
- a CDS encoding SemiSWEET transporter, whose amino-acid sequence is MIRQETIDFIGYVAATCTTISFLPQLIRVVKLRTARDISLGMFSIFSIGTALWLTYGVLVRSAPVAAANAVTFVLSISILVLKLHFDRHAVKEITGV
- a CDS encoding sulfite exporter TauE/SafE family protein, whose product is MTASLVAGVMNAMAGGGSFLSFPAMLAMGVLPIQANATNTVALWPGQLTSVAALRGDLRRDLLPVVCGAAILGGVSGAVVLLKTGQMTFLHLVPWLLLIASLLFWVSGPVSQWLRRRSAEPHLPRTPALVPLFFVLLPVSFYIGYFGAGSGFLIMTALALFGVEEMHALNSLKVLAACLANLCAVVIFIFSGAVIWRYCLISMVFAGLGGYVGAQYARRMNADVLRRIVVITGCVTATYFFWRNG